From Brassica napus cultivar Da-Ae unplaced genomic scaffold, Da-Ae ScsIHWf_2441;HRSCAF=3152, whole genome shotgun sequence, one genomic window encodes:
- the LOC125601110 gene encoding uncharacterized protein LOC125601110, with the protein MLNTNSMSVRPRKILSGPIPKVRRSDESPPLQRRRSFPFPLKQLLSLSMVLMVTPFPSRFRPPPDPPPTDLPPWSLCKSRPFKARFLIVPPEPPEPPDVPLLLAPLLQTLESSINPVVFLPRCTSPVPVAVASPLRFFASTIGLTGTVFVSFGVCVSTAWCRFQHSSSFQLEPQFIFAETSSLLVKLSKGTDASKNGGLGWCIHGMDEAHDSQSSARILYVVSTLAAEALMSQVVLPSASSAGFSKLQEIWDSIVFFSALHSGMDLNEIAGCLLTNLATLFSPLSFNFYQCTALHLTVAIAMCVFFRLCSSITLF; encoded by the exons ATGTTAAACACTAACAGTATGAGTGTTCGCCCTAGAAAAATTCTCTCTGGCCCGATTCCCAAGGTGCGCCGCTCAGATGAATCTCCTCCGCTCCAACGCCGCCGTTCTTTCCCCTTCCCTCTGAAGCAGCTCCTCTCCCTCTCCATGGTCCTGATGGTGACTCCTTTTCCGTCACGGTTCAGACCTCCTCCAGATCCACCTCCTACAGATCTGCCGCCGTGGTCGCTGTGTAAGTCTCGTCCGTTTAAAGCTCGCTTCCTCATCGTCCCTCCAGAACCTCCAGAACCCCCAGACGTTCCCCTTCTCCTCGCTCCTCTCCTTCAAACCCTCGAATCCTCCATCAATCCCGTCGTCTTCCTCCCCCGTTGCACCTCTCCGGTTCCTGTTGCTGTAGCTTCTCCTCTGAGGTTCTTTGCATCGACCATTGGTTTAACCGGGACTGTTTTCGTGTCATTTGGAGTGTGTGTTTCTACTGCTTGGTGCAGATTTCAGCACAGTTCCTCTTTTCAGCTCGAGCCACAGTTTATCTTTGCAGAAACCTCCTCTCTCTTAGTCAAGCTTTCAAAAG GGACTGATGCTTCTAAAAATGGAGGTCTTGGATGGTGTATCCATGGTATGGATGAAGCCCATGACTCTCAAAGCTCTGCTAGGATACTATATGTGGTCTCAACCCTTGCAGCCGAAGCTTTGATGTCGCAGGTGGTCCTTCCTTCAGCATCATCTGCTGGATTTTCAAAGCTTCAAGAAATCTGGGACTCTATTGTGTTCTTCTCTGCCCTGCATTCAGGGATGGATTTAAACGAGATCGCAGGTTGTCTCCTTACAAACCTTGCCACTCTCTTCAGTCCTCTATCATTTAACTTTTATCAGTGCACAGCATTACATTTGACTGTTGCAATTGCTATGTGTGTTTTCTTCAGACTATGTTCCTCTATTACTCTATTTTGA